TCCAAAACGAGAGTTTTATATAGTAAAATgtgctattttattatatttgtatttaaaattattgtaagttgcagtaaaatgtttatattgattatatggATGGTAATGTGGTTGGCAGCATTGTGCGTATAATGTTATCATTGCTAACATTATAGTAGCAGttcttataaaaatgagtATCCTGGCTATAATTATCGTACTATGCAATTATAGTCCCAAATATCacacatttttctctctcaacATATAATGTGTCCTCCTTGTTACTCATAACTGTTCGTTTAATATAAGAACCGACCACTTATTTCGAGGTTTTCATACCCCTATGTACGTACACCGAAATCGCGCGTGACACGACAAACGTATAATCCGCGAGAAGGGTTGATCCTGGTTTAACTCACATACGTATGCCGTTGTATCCACGAAATTTAAGCCCCGGTAAATTTGAATCTGTCAATCCGAAGTGTCCAGCCAGCATGTCGCACTGCGCGAGAGAACGTATAATAAGGGAAATGTTCAGATAATACCATTCCGGATGTTAAAAGACTTTTTTTCATTGTCGGAAAGATTTTGCTTGTATTCATGAAGCTGTGTTCAAATAGCACTGCTACTAAATCtagtaatacatatttaaagaaaaaaatcacttttatttgaaaaaaaaaacgcgtgaCAAAAATGAAGATGATCTCGTTTTATGATAAACAAAAGTCGAAAGTACAGAGAAATTATATGAAGCTCAtcagcaaattttaataaaaaaattaaaaaaggaaaaaaagcaatgcaattttttgtGTTTAACTATTTagttcatataatattaattaacataaatatattcgcATAAATATATTCGGAATTGAGAACTAAATTTGAagaagcaaaaagaaaatttatattcttcctCGGTATATACTTTaggcttttatttttttcacgaagCGTGAATTAGGGATACATAGATACCGGAAAAATAGAAACTCGAAGAAGATCGAGCGAGAGTCCAAATTGCATTTACGGTCTTGACCACGGAAGAAGGCGAAACGATATTAAGGCACCGGTGGCCCTTCGTCGGAGTCGATGTATCATTTGCCGGCGGGTCGTTAAGCGGTTTCAATTAGTTTTCCCGTGCAGGTCTTCCTCCTCACCCACGCGAGCAAGAGAAGAGAACCGACCACCACCCAGCTTAATCGCGCGGTCTAGTTTTTTCTCATAATTAGGAAAAGCTCGTTAATACATCCCAGATATCTACCCACCCGTTTCACCCTCGCTTTTCACGTTTACGACAACCAGTTTCGACCGCGGTTGACGAATGTAAGATCAAgtatttatctttgttttcGTAAAAATCTCACAATCATATGTATTAACATGAAAGTGCAATTTTAAACgagtttaaaaaagaaaagcgtAGACAATTGCACAACAAGTTAAATTACAATTCGATATTAGAcatgttaaattaaagaataattaatgaaactttatttattcttcattAACCGTTGTTCGGTAACTATCTTTATACGATATGTGACATGTTCTTTTCCTGAcgccaaattttattaaatattattataatatcatattattcATACTATTAAATCTcatgattatttcttttctatacattaactttatttatgaaatcaaaatttgtaatacTTAATGAAACGAAATATACATGCTCTTCACTgataatcttgaaaaaattatgtttcaattttgcattaatttaataattgcagaAATATGTTAAACAATatgttaaacaatatattaaacaatggGCATGAATCGAGAAATTGGTGCGCGCACGCTGATAGGTACGATTTCTCAGCCAACTAGTGCCATCATAATCACTACGAACGAATACATATACTCGAAGTTAGTTATGATTTATCGAcagaagatattaaataaaatttatcgataaaacTAATAAACATATTCTTTCTATCCGCtcatttattcaaatttagtGAATTactaaaatgttaaaaatgtcaAGTTTGTTCCGATATTATGATTGATGCttacgagaaaaattaataattataaagatgcAGCTGTAAAAGTATTTGTTTGTCTCTTGAAACTCCAATCATAGATATTCATTTTCATTCTGTTGTATAACAATTGTTCAGCAAGGTTTTATTACGCTACACACTTGAATGTAGTAACGAGCAACTTTATTCCAAACagattacttaaaatttcCAAATCCTGTCTAGCCTTGCCGAAAAATCAGAGTTCGTTACAAATGATACGGCTACGCGACAAACTATTGCAGATTTGTTTTGTGTGCAAAAAGAATCAAGGATTactatattcaaataattgaaataataactttttattaaacgcGCTAAGAGATGAACTCTCCAACTactataaatagattttatccgtttatatttacatatgttggatattattttaatcttttttatgtcTCAAATGTTTATTGGTATTTTGACGAATTttagaaaaacgaaaaaaccgataattaatattggaaCTACTGATGATTAACATATacctatttctatttcttttttctttcttttctaaaaaggAATGATGGGAGAAAGTAAATTGATCGATTTAATCACATCATTTACACATTGCAACAATTTAGAAAATCTCCGAAAATGCACCGTTGTGcaccaaatttaaataattgttataagaaattacaaaTCGGTCATCTTGATCGCTTTGGTACTTCTagtgttaaaatatacaactttcAAAATACTTATTTCTCAAGTCTCGAGAAATGTGTTAGAGAATTCAAAAACTTTCTATTAAATAACCCATCAATATGTCtgacaagaaataaaataatagcttAAGCCTAACTTTTTAAGAGATATCTCCTacgcaatatattttcttttcaaacatcaaaatttattataaatatatatgtatatgatgaattttaaacaaaagctATCTCAAACACTTCTGTTCAAAGCTGCAATTATAACTGTTTCATTCTTGCTATTCATCCATAccataaattatgtaatttaagaaaacttaCCGGATGAAGGAACGCCAACTATccaaaaaacttttctcaaCTATGTAGAACAGTTTGTCCGAATCATCACATTTGGAGATttcatttctatttcttcCGTAATACAAGTCGGTAAGCTCGTCCTTTTGTTGCTTCGCCTTTATCTTGTCATCTTTTTTCGCTCTTTGTGCGTTTTCCACTTTCTcctgaaaatatatcaatgacaaatgcaatttacatatatttcaaaaatatttcaataataacttGTTTCACaacataaacatatttaaaaatctaccTCACAAATTAAACAAGATTGCGATCCAATGGGGTATTCTTTCGAATCCGGAAAATACTTTCGAAGAATTAACCATGCCTCTTGGGGTATCACTCTTCTGCTAGAATCTGCCGTTTTAAGAGCATCATGCTCACACAGTAAATCTTCATTGAAGTTTATAATAACTTCGTGATCTTCGTTTTCTTCGATTTCCTTCGGGCAATCATTGCCATCCttatctacatttttattctccTCCTGACAATCGTCTATCTTTTGTTTCATATCTTCTAAGAACATTTCCATAGCCAATCTTCGCCAAGATCGTAATGAATCGGTACCAATGATATAACTTGTCTCGGAACTAAAACGATAGAAATATTCTCAAGTATAATCATTAatgttactattattattcctATGCTAGCTgagttttagaaaattaaaaatgcttaCGGTTCTTTAAATGTGCGAATTAGCTCACTACTTTCCTTATAATCTCGTTCGAGTGTCGCTTTGAAACGCAATAATTTACAACGTCTTTTTACGCAAATTTCACACAGAGATGTTTGATCTAATCGCGGCCCTCCTCGATATTTGTCGTAAAGCATTTCAGCTGCTCTCACCGGCACACATTTCGCTCGACCAACTTTCAATGGATCGAGTCGATAGTGTGAACATATTAAAGTTGAATTGTCAATCGGGGGAACACTGTCTGCAGTAGAATGTCCGTTTAACCATTTGGATAGCCAATCTGTTGGTATCCAATAATATTCACCCCAAGATACTATTGATTGGATCATATTATATGCATCTATCACGAGTTGACGCTTAGAATTCTGatcttcaatttctttttgctaaaaaaagaaaagaaaagataacgTTGCAAAAAGCatgtaaaaaaacttaattctaaaattatttgagtATTGCGTATAGATTTCTCCTTACTTTTTCTTGTTGTACGGCTAATAGACTCAATTCGTGTTTAACATTTTCCTGCCTAACGAGTTCACGCATTGTACCACTTACTTGCCAATCCTCAAATTCCatctatagaaataaaaatagaattatttaatcaaatatcataatctaattattatgtatctaatctatatttaaaaaacgtaCCTCTTCGTAGAAATCTCGTTCTCCGCAACTCATAGCTCTATGCGCAGCACCATTTAGTTGTTTATAATCAAGTTTAACAACTTTTACTATTGGTTGTTTTATAGACTGAATCTTGTTCTGCGATTGTTGCAAAGTAGAATCATGTTTGTTTTTACATCCATTAGTGTCAACATTTtctatagttttatttttatccgtaaaaaacatatttatcttttgaGATGTCATAGCTTCatctatttctgttttattttctagcTCTAGTTTCGATATTTTCTCAAGATCTCCTTCTTGAATTAATGAAGCATCTTCGGTATCATTTTTCGGTTTTGTTTCATCTACAATATCCAACTTATCTTTGAGATTTTCTAAAGAAACAGTATCACTGAAAATATTTGCTTCTGTGTCAGATTTTTTGAGTTTCATTTTCTTCGTAGCATTCGTTCGCCAATCTGTAGTCAAGTTTTTGTAAACCAACATATAAGCCGTATTCGATGAAAGAAATCCTTTTGGAACACGTCCACGTTTCATTGGTTTAGCATTAtctatgtaataaaaaaaaagtatgatttttttcatcttttcacataaaaatttgtatatttttttctattatgcAACGTATTTAATTACCATTTACAGCATCCTCAATCCGTTTAGTCTGCATTTTTTCTACCTTATCATCGCTAAATTGGTACCACTCCCCACTtgaattacatatatttgcaatataatgaCCAGAATGAGCAGATGGGCCCTTGTGACTCAATACCGCAACAAGACTGTATAAATGAGTCTGAGACTGACATCCAACATATTCCGACATATCGAGATCCTCAGGAAATTGgatatatgaatttaattttcgctTTTGCCCAGAATCTCTGTCATAGaaaattgtgttattatttagaaaactaAAAGCTGCTGTTTGTCAAAACTTACCTATGAAATACAAAACgcattaattgaatatttaggGTTTCTGGAAGAGACTCCAATCGTATAAATCGCCTGGcgtcttttttatcattacaaGTCACACAATGATATTGATTCGCACCCGTCAATTGTTCTTctgacaaatatttatctatcgCTTCCTTTAAAGTCGCTGCCAATTGTAGATCGAGTTCGTAGAATGTGGTCGACGTTGGATACTCAGTACCGCACGTCGAACAACTGCAACAAACATAAAATCCTAATGATCTACTAAGAAGTCATTTCTCTCTGCCAGATCAGTTGATCGCGCCAGTCATCGTAGCGAACAACGTGTCCTACCATGTTTTCATCGTCAAGATCATCAGCATCATCATCGTTTAGGACAATTCTCATTTGTTTTCCACTTCAGAAAACCCACCAATTGATATAGCTGTATTTTCCCTGGGTCAGCCTCTGCAGCATCTTCTTCAGCTCTGAGTTTTGTCCAAGTTTTCCTTCAATATGGCACAGTAGCAGCTTGGAGAATTCCTGAGCATCCTGCTGAGTTCTGGTATCCAAGGATAACGCGACAGCGAGATTGATTGGATCGAGAAGACTTCGATTTCCAAATTGCATCATTGCAAAAATGTACTGCAATTGGCCAACTGCGGTTGCTGGATGGTAGGGTAGTCCCGCCTTCTTAGTCTGGTACAGTGCCTCCTTCTCCTCAGGGTCTTCAGTAATGTcccatttatatattatcctCCTAttgtcattaaatttatcaatataatgtGTAGAGTACAGATTCAATGTAATGTAACATATATCGCATACCTCATATCTTCATTGTGAAACCACATTTGTATTAAACTATTAACGTAGCAAGTAGCACCTAGATTTTTCAAACCCACATATTGAGTTGGATCACGTAGTTCGGATAGAGAACTTTCTAAAGATACTACTTCAGCTGGTTGTGACTTCATGTACTTTTCCTCTCCTAAACCTGTTAGACATTGTGGATTATTGGGACAATTACGTCTGAAATAACATAATAGGTCTTGATTAGAATAcctgtttataataaatgcaatattatgaTATAGTAATCACATCAAAATTTGCTGTTAGTCTCAGAATCATTCACAACTTACTTGCAATTCTTGCAACTCTTTAATCCAATCCTATATGCAGTCTCTAAATGTATTTTCTCAATCTGTTCTGGGCTAATGGTTTCTATCCATGCCCATGCTAACTTATCTAAGTCGGTCTTTTTTGCTGGCATATctgtcatataaaatatagttttaatattactgATTGTTGTGTGtgcacatatacatatgtatctatgtaataaaatactcattcttttaataaaagttaatgtataaattaattaattaattttacataataaagttgtataatttattaacacgCAATGAATGTGTGTCAAAAAAAACCCTATATTATTTGCTTATCTTtgtctataaataaatcatacttttattatcattggaacaaatatctgaaaaaatatagCTCGTGACTTATTACTTCTCAAAACATTATTCCTCAAAACACTTATTCttgcagttaaaaaaaataattaaaaattgaagcaATATATCCCTGTATCCCATAAtgatcttaaaattttttgcatcataaaactgttatattttaaagaaaaaaaagaacaaaaaaataaatttgcagaaattgaTATTCCACAAGAGGTAACAAGAGCTGCATAGCTGCATTATCAGAGAATAACTCTCTAAAAAAAGCAATAAGCAATTATAAAGCAACATATTACACAGGAAGTGCATATACTTGCCTGCACCAGGCTTTCTCCACACAATTTACAAGGTTATGAAAAAACACTGCTGTTACTCTCGCaacattataatgttataattcgTTAAAATCACACAATCCGCGCTATCGgatattatttctgcaaatgGGACGAATATCTATAACCTGCAGTAACCGTCAaacaaaaatactaaaaaactTAGCGAAAACGAGCAAACACTTTCTCAATTATTCGTCGCCATATGTAATCGGCTCATGCTGAAGCGCGCGTCTCTCAAGTCAATCGGTAAAATTGgaacatgataaaaaattaaaaaacttggatataatcaatatttaaaaaaaaattaacaaaaagcatgcttgctttaaattttttgttttcataaatttatatttttacaacttATCACTATGCACATAATATCGTATACACGTGTGCATACACGTGTACATTTTTACGTACACATGGCATCATAAATgcttaacatttattataagagTGTTAACACACATGCAAAATTAAAcacaaagttaaaaataagtaatagcttatgcaaaataaattaatcaataaaaaataatttttaatttttaataaacaaaaatatttggataCAATGTTAAATATGCTCCAAATTGATGCAATATTACATGTTAAAACTTTtggttataattattgttaaataaatattcataatacacatacataaaaaaattgattaatcaaATGTCtgcaataaatttacaaataattaaaaaagcaattaCTTTGATCTTTTCAGCAAAGAATACAAATCAACTTAAATCGACTATAAAATGATTTtcgatattacatttaaaattatttttagagtacggttttaaaataaacataaattgctaaataagttaaataaatctttactttaatttatgatatatcaGAATGACAGTCCGAGATCAAATTAGAGTTCCTGTAGTAAGAGCTGAGCCCATTACacaatgaaaaaataagaaataaagaatagaGAATAAGGAATAAGATATTCTTATATTCTACCTTTCAATTGTGCATTGAAAGGCAGTATCTGGTTTGTTGGATTccattatttcatatttcttattCCTTATTCCATATTTCTTGTTCTTTActcctttttatattttcattgtgTAATGGGCTTTAGGACCACTGAACTataatggccggagcacagacttttgcataaagcataacgcataagcataaggaaattgattggtccatttccttatgcatttgcttatgcttatatatagaccaatcaatttccttatgcttatgcgttatgctttatgtaaaagcttgtgctctcggcttaaaGGTGCAAATTCATGGGACGCTCGTTTCAGCGTTGCCCATAGTCACGTGACTTCGAGTTGACGCTAGcgtcaagaaaaaaaagctgGATTTTTTTAGCTTTAGCGTCAAGTCGTGCGATCTGTGCGATGATCTGTCTGTGCGTGCTATTCGCTATTGGATTTGCATATGTCTCATGTGGTCTTTCAAccttgttaataaaaatggatgttatttaagtaataaaaaataataattgaatttattatccaatactacatatatataaagaaaataaaaagaatgaataagtaatgaattaaaaatgatactttttGAGGTTTGGAAGAATCAGcagtattgtatttatttgcaaaatatatttttataattatctttatattatatatgtttaattatgtaaatttaatattaatgttatgtaaatttaattcaataaaaagttattttattataaataaaagcttgaaatataatatatacaaatatgctgtgcatttttattctatacaattaattttctaactttgaaaaatgctATTCTTAAGTATTACAttagaaattttctaatacTGAACAACTATTCTAATATCGTTTTTCCTACTCTACTTATCAAAGtttgcaataatatgaaactttgtttaattgaaaagatatacattttgtatacttatcaaaataaataatatgacatgaagtaaatattttatgtttgtaaacatataataaaaaatattacatataataaaaaaattattaataaacatttttttagcattttcgataaaataagtagaacTGGTAACCAAAGGTTTTTATCTTATTCCTActtaattacactttttttaatatttaaaacagtaattattaataaagcgagtgaaaaaattaactgaACAAAATCAGTgacaaaaacttttaacagttttgatatatacaaatattgatGAATACCGACGCAGACCGCTGACTGACGCTAAATTTTACGAGAAACTCTTTTCATGCATTTCTCACATCCAGCGTCAACTTTGTTCACGTGACATATTTGGACGCTAAAAATGAGCGTCGAGCGTCAGCGTGAAAAGGCACCTTAAGGTTTGTTCGCGTCGCAAGCTCCAACATGCTCCTATTCGCTCCAATCataaggtctgttctttatagctgaactggctgcactagttcagagtttatctttcttcttccaatgtggagggaaaaagataaactctgaactagtacagccagttcagctataaagaacaaacctatagatatattacatatagatAGAGCTTTGTACCATTTTTGCTATAATGCAACACCTGCCAAGATAATGACGGTTTTTCCTCCTTCGCGCATGCGCATTCGTATATTTATCTCGGCAGATACagcacttttacataaaattaggTTATATCCTTGGCTGTCatcattgagtaaaaagaaacaggagggagcgtttggtcttaaaagtgcggacggaagtgactatataaagtagtcgctcaagatggccgctcaagggcgccaatattgaatgacttgttatgtttaattaggaaataatgtacaattaaaagaaaataactataatatgcaacaataataccaaattttaatggcgtttttcattagaattgcactcgtgcagtatttccataaaagcaatgttaaaatctaaaatctaaatttatattaaatccttcgtccttacaaaaatttatccatgcatttctttgatccggatttttcggaaacctgtttgtgagtgaaaattatttagtaattattgtgaatctacaatttcacaatactatacatatgattataatctccaaaataaaaatctcattattgttgataatactaaccgatgaaacgttatttcatgatttcgagct
Above is a genomic segment from Linepithema humile isolate Giens D197 chromosome 6, Lhum_UNIL_v1.0, whole genome shotgun sequence containing:
- the LOC105674014 gene encoding ubiquitin carboxyl-terminal hydrolase 48-like isoform X6; the protein is MPAKKTDLDKLAWAWIETISPEQIEKIHLETAYRIGLKSCKNCKRNCPNNPQCLTGLGEEKYMKSQPAEVVSLESSLSELRDPTQYVGLKNLGATCYVNSLIQMWFHNEDMRRIIYKWDITEDPEEKEALYQTKKAGLPYHPATAVGQLQYIFAMMQFGNRSLLDPINLAVALSLDTRTQQDAQEFSKLLLCHIEGKLGQNSELKKMLQRLTQGKYSYINCCSTCGTEYPTSTTFYELDLQLAATLKEAIDKYLSEEQLTGANQYHCVTCNDKKDARRFIRLESLPETLNIQLMRFVFHRDSGQKRKLNSYIQFPEDLDMSEYVGCQSQTHLYSLVAVLSHKGPSAHSGHYIANICNSSGEWYQFSDDKVEKMQTKRIEDAVNDNAKPMKRGRVPKGFLSSNTAYMLVYKNLTTDWRTNATKKMKLKKSDTEANIFSDTVSLENLKDKLDIVDETKPKNDTEDASLIQEGDLEKISKLELENKTEIDEAMTSQKINMFFTDKNKTIENVDTNGCKNKHDSTLQQSQNKIQSIKQPIVKVVKLDYKQLNGAAHRAMSCGERDFYEEMEFEDWQVSGTMRELVRQENVKHELSLLAVQQEKQKEIEDQNSKRQLVIDAYNMIQSIVSWGEYYWIPTDWLSKWLNGHSTADSVPPIDNSTLICSHYRLDPLKVGRAKCVPVRAAEMLYDKYRGGPRLDQTSLCEICVKRRCKLLRFKATLERDYKESSELIRTFKEPSETSYIIGTDSLRSWRRLAMEMFLEDMKQKIDDCQEENKNVDKDGNDCPKEIEENEDHEVIINFNEDLLCEHDALKTADSSRRVIPQEAWLILRKYFPDSKEYPIGSQSCLICEEKVENAQRAKKDDKIKAKQQKDELTDLYYGRNRNEISKCDDSDKLFYIVEKSFLDSWRSFIRATCWLDTSD
- the LOC105674014 gene encoding ubiquitin carboxyl-terminal hydrolase 48-like isoform X3 — protein: MPAKKTDLDKLAWAWIETISPEQIEKIHLETAYRIGLKSCKNCKRNCPNNPQCLTGLGEEKYMKSQPAEVVSLESSLSELRDPTQYVGLKNLGATCYVNSLIQMWFHNEDMRRIIYKWDITEDPEEKEALYQTKKAGLPYHPATAVGQLQYIFAMMQFGNRSLLDPINLAVALSLDTRTQQDAQEFSKLLLCHIEGKLGQNSELKKMLQRLTQGKYSYINCCSTCGTEYPTSTTFYELDLQLAATLKEAIDKYLSEEQLTGANQYHCVTCNDKKDARRFIRLESLPETLNIQLMRFVFHRDSGQKRKLNSYIQFPEDLDMSEYVGCQSQTHLYSLVAVLSHKGPSAHSGHYIANICNSSGEWYQFSDDKVEKMQTKRIEDAVNDNAKPMKRGRVPKGFLSSNTAYMLVYKNLTTDWRTNATKKMKLKKSDTEANIFSDTVSLENLKDKLDIVDETKPKNDTEDASLIQEGDLEKISKLELENKTEIDEAMTSQKINMFFTDKNKTIENVDTNGCKNKHDSTLQQSQNKIQSIKQPIVKVVKLDYKQLNGAAHRAMSCGERDFYEEMEFEDWQVSGTMRELVRQENVKHELSLLAVQQEKQKEIEDQNSKRQLVIDAYNMIQSIVSWGEYYWIPTDWLSKWLNGHSTADSVPPIDNSTLICSHYRLDPLKVGRAKCVPVRAAEMLYDKYRGGPRLDQTSLCEICVKRRCKLLRFKATLERDYKESSELIRTFKEPSETSYIIGTDSLRSWRRLAMEMFLEDMKQKIDDCQEENKNVDKDGNDCPKEIEENEDHEVIINFNEDLLCEHDALKTADSSRRVIPQEAWLILRKYFPDSKEYPIGSQSCLICEEKVENAQRAKKDDKIKAKQQKDELTDLYYGRNRNEISKCDDSDKLFYIVEKSFLDSWRSFIRDYDGTSWLRNRTYQRARTNFSIHAHCLIYCLTYCLTYFCNY
- the LOC105674014 gene encoding ubiquitin carboxyl-terminal hydrolase 48-like isoform X2, which encodes MPAKKTDLDKLAWAWIETISPEQIEKIHLETAYRIGLKSCKNCKRNCPNNPQCLTGLGEEKYMKSQPAEVVSLESSLSELRDPTQYVGLKNLGATCYVNSLIQMWFHNEDMRRIIYKWDITEDPEEKEALYQTKKAGLPYHPATAVGQLQYIFAMMQFGNRSLLDPINLAVALSLDTRTQQDAQEFSKLLLCHIEGKLGQNSELKKMLQRLTQGKYSYINCCSTCGTEYPTSTTFYELDLQLAATLKEAIDKYLSEEQLTGANQYHCVTCNDKKDARRFIRLESLPETLNIQLMRFVFHRDSGQKRKLNSYIQFPEDLDMSEYVGCQSQTHLYSLVAVLSHKGPSAHSGHYIANICNSSGEWYQFSDDKVEKMQTKRIEDAVNDNAKPMKRGRVPKGFLSSNTAYMLVYKNLTTDWRTNATKKMKLKKSDTEANIFSDTVSLENLKDKLDIVDETKPKNDTEDASLIQEGDLEKISKLELENKTEIDEAMTSQKINMFFTDKNKTIENVDTNGCKNKHDSTLQQSQNKIQSIKQPIVKVVKLDYKQLNGAAHRAMSCGERDFYEEMEFEDWQVSGTMRELVRQENVKHELSLLAVQQEKQKEIEDQNSKRQLVIDAYNMIQSIVSWGEYYWIPTDWLSKWLNGHSTADSVPPIDNSTLICSHYRLDPLKVGRAKCVPVRAAEMLYDKYRGGPRLDQTSLCEICVKRRCKLLRFKATLERDYKESSELIRTFKEPSETSYIIGTDSLRSWRRLAMEMFLEDMKQKIDDCQEENKNVDKDGNDCPKEIEENEDHEVIINFNEDLLCEHDALKTADSSRRVIPQEAWLILRKYFPDSKEYPIGSQSCLICEEKVENAQRAKKDDKIKAKQQKDELTDLYYGRNRNEISKCDDSDKLFYIVEKSFLDSWRSFIRYAEIYSRTPPAGIQNVSLLCEAHKGFLYSPRINNELYSIVTAEEWSKLTQFYEVDYPITIKKTDDDYQTNPGSCAACMLARVEQERLESLKYDRATIYVKYIDDNDESKVGNEIF
- the LOC105674014 gene encoding ubiquitin carboxyl-terminal hydrolase 48-like isoform X1 is translated as MPAKKTDLDKLAWAWIETISPEQIEKIHLETAYRIGLKSCKNCKRNCPNNPQCLTGLGEEKYMKSQPAEVVSLESSLSELRDPTQYVGLKNLGATCYVNSLIQMWFHNEDMRRIIYKWDITEDPEEKEALYQTKKAGLPYHPATAVGQLQYIFAMMQFGNRSLLDPINLAVALSLDTRTQQDAQEFSKLLLCHIEGKLGQNSELKKMLQRLTQGKYSYINCCSTCGTEYPTSTTFYELDLQLAATLKEAIDKYLSEEQLTGANQYHCVTCNDKKDARRFIRLESLPETLNIQLMRFVFHRDSGQKRKLNSYIQFPEDLDMSEYVGCQSQTHLYSLVAVLSHKGPSAHSGHYIANICNSSGEWYQFSDDKVEKMQTKRIEDAVNDNAKPMKRGRVPKGFLSSNTAYMLVYKNLTTDWRTNATKKMKLKKSDTEANIFSDTVSLENLKDKLDIVDETKPKNDTEDASLIQEGDLEKISKLELENKTEIDEAMTSQKINMFFTDKNKTIENVDTNGCKNKHDSTLQQSQNKIQSIKQPIVKVVKLDYKQLNGAAHRAMSCGERDFYEEMEFEDWQVSGTMRELVRQENVKHELSLLAVQQEKQKEIEDQNSKRQLVIDAYNMIQSIVSWGEYYWIPTDWLSKWLNGHSTADSVPPIDNSTLICSHYRLDPLKVGRAKCVPVRAAEMLYDKYRGGPRLDQTSLCEICVKRRCKLLRFKATLERDYKESSELIRTFKEPSETSYIIGTDSLRSWRRLAMEMFLEDMKQKIDDCQEENKNVDKDGNDCPKEIEENEDHEVIINFNEDLLCEHDALKTADSSRRVIPQEAWLILRKYFPDSKEYPIGSQSCLICEEKVENAQRAKKDDKIKAKQQKDELTDLYYGRNRNEISKCDDSDKLFYIVEKSFLDSWRSFIRYAEIYSRTPPAGIQNVSLLCEAHKGFLYSPRINNELYSIVTAEEWSKLTQFYEVDYPITIKKTDDDYQTNPGSCAACMLARVEQERLESLKYDRATIYVKYIDDNDESKVGNEIAAKRPKIEKARPSRTRRKLKGSHELKVSSEITLKDLKVMTMQICGAGPYDQHIMLGEHELTDHSQSLAALGIFPGALLTLKIDTPIENENDVESDVHSFESTSPEKGFKGTELVPS
- the LOC105674014 gene encoding ubiquitin carboxyl-terminal hydrolase 48-like isoform X5 — encoded protein: MPAKKTDLDKLAWAWIETISPEQIEKIHLETAYRIGLKSCKNCKRNCPNNPQCLTGLGEEKYMKSQPAEVVSLESSLSELRDPTQYVGLKNLGATCYVNSLIQMWFHNEDMRRIIYKWDITEDPEEKEALYQTKKAGLPYHPATAVGQLQYIFAMMQFGNRSLLDPINLAVALSLDTRTQQDAQEFSKLLLCHIEGKLGQNSELKKMLQRLTQGKYSYINCCSTCGTEYPTSTTFYELDLQLAATLKEAIDKYLSEEQLTGANQYHCVTCNDKKDARRFIRLESLPETLNIQLMRFVFHRDSGQKRKLNSYIQFPEDLDMSEYVGCQSQTHLYSLVAVLSHKGPSAHSGHYIANICNSSGEWYQFSDDKVEKMQTKRIEDAVNDNAKPMKRGRVPKGFLSSNTAYMLVYKNLTTDWRTNATKKMKLKKSDTEANIFSDTVSLENLKDKLDIVDETKPKNDTEDASLIQEGDLEKISKLELENKTEIDEAMTSQKINMFFTDKNKTIENVDTNGCKNKHDSTLQQSQNKIQSIKQPIVKVVKLDYKQLNGAAHRAMSCGERDFYEEMEFEDWQVSGTMRELVRQENVKHELSLLAVQQEKQKEIEDQNSKRQLVIDAYNMIQSIVSWGEYYWIPTDWLSKWLNGHSTADSVPPIDNSTLICSHYRLDPLKVGRAKCVPVRAAEMLYDKYRGGPRLDQTSLCEICVKRRCKLLRFKATLERDYKESSELIRTFKEPSETSYIIGTDSLRSWRRLAMEMFLEDMKQKIDDCQEENKNVDKDGNDCPKEIEENEDHEVIINFNEDLLCEHDALKTADSSRRVIPQEAWLILRKYFPDSKEYPIGSQSCLICEEKVENAQRAKKDDKIKAKQQKDELTDLYYGRNRNEISKCDDSDKLFYIVEKSFLDSWRSFIRMHLTACPSTPFAVSH